The Serratia rhizosphaerae genome has a segment encoding these proteins:
- a CDS encoding GNAT family N-acetyltransferase — MTTATPVRLQVRPITAADNAAIAQVIREVSAEHGLTADKGYTVSDPDLDALYQLYSRPRSAYWVVELNGQVAGGGGVAPLPGGEADVCELQKMYFLPSLRGQGLAKRLALQALDFAREQGFLRCYLETTASLTQAVGLYQHLGFVHIDHAMGHTGHGDCEVTMLKTL; from the coding sequence ATGACAACCGCAACGCCCGTGCGCCTGCAGGTGCGCCCCATCACGGCGGCCGATAACGCCGCCATCGCCCAGGTGATCCGCGAAGTGTCCGCCGAGCACGGCCTCACCGCGGACAAGGGCTACACCGTTTCCGACCCGGATCTGGATGCGCTGTATCAGCTGTACAGCCGGCCGCGCAGCGCCTACTGGGTGGTGGAGCTTAACGGCCAGGTGGCCGGCGGCGGCGGCGTCGCTCCGCTGCCGGGCGGCGAGGCGGACGTGTGCGAACTGCAGAAGATGTATTTCCTGCCGTCGCTGCGCGGACAGGGGCTGGCGAAGCGGCTGGCGCTGCAGGCACTGGACTTCGCCCGTGAACAGGGCTTCCTGCGCTGCTATCTGGAAACCACCGCCAGCCTGACGCAGGCCGTCGGCCTGTATCAGCACCTTGGCTTTGTCCATATCGACCATGCCATGGGCCACACCGGCCACGGCGACTGCGAAGTCACCATGCTCAAGACGCTGTAA
- a CDS encoding GMC family oxidoreductase, whose product MSDNRFDYIIVGAGSAGCVLAAQLVRRTQARVLLLEAGGDDNNLFIKMPAGVAKIIAKKSWPYETEPEPHANNRRMQIAQGKVLGGSSSVNGMIYIRGQQQDFDAWEQQYGCHGWGYRDVLPYFKRAEANESLSDAYHGDDGLLPVSENRYRHPLSMAFIRAGQELNLPYRNDFNGDSQHGVGFYQTTTRNGERASTARTYLQAVRDQQRLVVKLNALAHRVIIEDNVAHGVVYSQSGGAEVSAFAEREVIISAGAVGSPKLLMLSGIGPRAHLESLGITPLADLPVGKNFHDHLHMSINASTRQPVSLFGADRGLQALRHGAQWLAFRSGVLTSNILEGAAFADSRGGDRPDVQVHFLPLLDGWDDVPGEPLPATHGITLKVGYLQPKARGEVLLRSRNPADAVKLHANYLGHPEDLAGCVRAVKFGLRFLQTAALKPLIKEVLMPLPDWQRDDAQLEEFVRNFCKTVYHPVGSCRMGQHATDSVTDLQLRVHGFERLRVVDGSVMPQVTSGNTNAPTIMLAEKAVDLILGAPD is encoded by the coding sequence ATGTCAGACAACCGTTTTGATTACATCATCGTCGGCGCCGGCTCGGCCGGCTGCGTGCTGGCGGCGCAGCTGGTCCGCCGCACGCAGGCGCGGGTATTACTGCTGGAAGCCGGCGGCGACGACAATAATCTGTTTATCAAAATGCCGGCCGGGGTGGCGAAGATTATCGCCAAGAAAAGCTGGCCCTATGAAACCGAACCGGAACCGCACGCCAATAACCGGCGTATGCAGATCGCCCAGGGGAAAGTGCTGGGCGGCAGCAGCTCGGTCAACGGTATGATCTACATCCGCGGCCAGCAGCAGGACTTCGACGCATGGGAGCAACAGTACGGCTGCCACGGCTGGGGCTACCGCGACGTACTGCCCTACTTCAAACGCGCGGAGGCCAACGAAAGCCTGTCTGACGCGTATCACGGCGACGACGGGCTGCTGCCGGTCAGTGAAAACCGCTATCGCCACCCGCTCAGCATGGCGTTTATCCGTGCCGGGCAGGAGCTGAACCTGCCCTATCGCAACGACTTCAACGGCGACAGCCAGCACGGCGTCGGCTTCTACCAGACCACCACCCGCAACGGCGAACGCGCCAGCACCGCGCGCACCTACCTGCAGGCGGTGCGTGACCAGCAGCGGCTGGTGGTGAAACTCAACGCGCTGGCACACCGGGTGATTATTGAAGACAACGTCGCCCACGGCGTGGTGTACAGCCAGAGCGGCGGCGCGGAGGTGAGCGCCTTCGCCGAGCGGGAGGTGATTATCAGCGCCGGCGCGGTCGGCTCGCCCAAACTGCTGATGCTGTCGGGCATCGGCCCGCGCGCGCATCTGGAATCGCTGGGCATCACGCCGCTGGCCGACCTGCCGGTGGGCAAAAACTTCCACGACCATCTGCATATGTCGATCAACGCCAGCACCCGGCAACCGGTCAGCCTGTTCGGCGCCGACCGCGGCCTGCAGGCGCTGCGCCACGGCGCGCAGTGGCTGGCGTTCCGCAGCGGCGTGCTGACTTCCAATATCCTGGAAGGCGCGGCCTTTGCCGACAGCCGCGGCGGCGATCGTCCCGACGTGCAGGTGCACTTCCTGCCGCTGCTCGACGGCTGGGACGATGTGCCGGGCGAACCGCTGCCCGCAACCCACGGCATTACGCTGAAGGTCGGCTACCTGCAGCCGAAGGCGCGCGGCGAGGTGCTGCTGCGCAGCCGCAACCCGGCCGATGCGGTCAAGCTGCATGCCAACTACCTTGGCCACCCGGAAGACCTGGCCGGCTGCGTGCGCGCGGTAAAATTCGGCCTGCGTTTTCTGCAGACCGCGGCGCTGAAGCCGTTAATCAAAGAAGTGCTGATGCCGCTGCCGGACTGGCAGCGCGATGACGCGCAGCTGGAAGAGTTTGTGCGCAACTTCTGTAAAACGGTGTATCACCCGGTGGGCAGCTGCCGCATGGGGCAGCACGCCACGGATTCGGTCACCGATCTGCAGCTGCGGGTGCATGGTTTTGAGCGGCTGAGAGTGGTCGACGGTTCAGTGATGCCGCAGGTTACCAGCGGCAACACCAATGCGCCGACCATCATGCTGGCCGAGAAGGCCGTCGATCTGATCCTCGGCGCGCCGGATTAA
- a CDS encoding valine--tRNA ligase, with protein MEKTNSQLDTAYNPSQIEQKLYDHWESQGYFKPNGDTSQESFCIMIPPPNVTGSLHMGHAFQQTIMDTMIRYQRMQGKNTLWQAGTDHAGIATQMVVERKIAAEEGKTRHDYGRDAFIDKIWQWKAESGGTITRQMRRLGNSVDWERERFTMDDGLSNAVKEVFVRLYNEDLIYRGKRLVNWDPKLRTAISDLEVENRESKGSMWHLRYPLADGAKTAEGKDYLIVATTRPETVLGDTGVAVNPEDPRYKDLIGKEIVLPLVGRRIRIVGDEHADMEKGTGCVKITPAHDFNDYEVGKRHGLPMINILTFDGDIRQEAEVFDTLGEASDAYSSDIPAQFRGLERFAARKAVVAAFEELGLLDEIKPHDLTVPYGDRGGVVIEPMLTDQWYVRTAPLAKVAVEAVEQGDIQFVPKQYENMYFSWMRDIQDWCISRQLWWGHRIPAWYDANGKVYVGRNEEEVRRDNNLAADVALSQDEDVLDTWFSSGLWTFSTLGWPEQTDALKTFHPTSVMVSGFDIIFFWIARMIMLTMHFIKDENGKPQVPFHTVYMTGLIRDDEGQKMSKSKGNVIDPLDMVDGISLEDLLEKRTGNMMQPQLAEKIRKRTEKQFPNGIEPHGTDALRFTLAALASTGRDINWDMKRLEGYRNFCNKLWNASRFVLMNTEEHDCGFNGGEMQLSLADRWILAEFNRTVKAYREALDSYRFDIAAGILYEFTWNQFCDWYLELTKPVINNGSEAEQRGTRNTLITVLEALLRLAHPIIPFITETIWQRVKLLKGISDDTIMLQPFPAYDTALEDEQALADLEWIKQTIIAVRNIRAEMNIAPSKALEVLLRNANGDAQRRVQDNQNFIARLARLESIALLPAGEKGPVSVTKLVDGAELLIPMAGFIDKDAEIARLTKEMAKLDGEIAAIEGKLANEGFVSRAPEAVVAKERDRLAACKEGKVKLQEQQATIAVL; from the coding sequence ATGGAAAAGACAAACAGTCAGCTCGATACCGCCTACAACCCGTCCCAGATCGAACAGAAACTGTACGATCACTGGGAGAGCCAAGGTTACTTCAAGCCCAATGGCGATACCAGCCAGGAAAGCTTCTGCATCATGATCCCGCCGCCGAACGTCACCGGCAGCCTGCACATGGGTCACGCTTTCCAGCAGACCATCATGGACACCATGATCCGCTACCAGCGCATGCAGGGTAAAAACACCCTGTGGCAGGCGGGCACCGACCACGCCGGCATCGCCACCCAGATGGTGGTGGAGCGCAAAATCGCCGCGGAAGAAGGCAAAACCCGCCACGATTACGGCCGCGACGCGTTTATCGACAAAATCTGGCAGTGGAAGGCGGAATCCGGCGGCACCATCACCCGCCAGATGCGCCGCCTCGGCAACTCGGTAGACTGGGAGCGCGAGCGCTTCACCATGGACGACGGCCTGTCCAACGCGGTGAAGGAAGTGTTTGTCCGCCTGTACAATGAAGACCTGATCTACCGCGGCAAGCGCCTGGTGAACTGGGATCCGAAGCTGCGCACCGCCATCTCCGATCTGGAAGTGGAAAACCGCGAATCCAAGGGTTCCATGTGGCACCTTCGCTACCCGCTGGCCGACGGCGCGAAAACCGCCGAAGGTAAAGACTACCTGATCGTCGCCACCACCCGTCCGGAAACCGTGCTGGGCGACACCGGCGTGGCGGTCAACCCGGAAGATCCGCGTTACAAAGACCTGATCGGCAAAGAGATCGTGCTGCCGCTGGTGGGTCGCCGCATCCGTATCGTCGGCGATGAGCACGCCGATATGGAAAAAGGCACCGGCTGCGTGAAAATCACCCCGGCGCACGACTTTAACGACTATGAGGTGGGCAAGCGCCACGGCCTGCCGATGATCAACATTCTGACTTTCGACGGCGATATCCGTCAGGAAGCGGAAGTGTTCGATACGCTGGGCGAAGCCAGCGACGCGTACAGCAGCGACATCCCGGCGCAGTTCCGCGGCCTGGAGCGTTTCGCCGCGCGTAAAGCCGTGGTAGCCGCCTTTGAAGAGCTCGGCCTGCTGGACGAGATCAAACCGCACGACCTGACGGTGCCTTACGGCGACCGCGGCGGCGTGGTGATCGAGCCGATGCTGACCGACCAATGGTACGTGCGCACCGCGCCGCTGGCGAAAGTGGCGGTGGAAGCGGTAGAGCAAGGCGATATCCAGTTCGTGCCGAAGCAGTACGAAAACATGTACTTCAGCTGGATGCGCGACATTCAGGACTGGTGCATCTCCCGTCAGCTGTGGTGGGGCCACCGCATTCCGGCCTGGTACGACGCCAACGGCAAAGTGTACGTCGGCCGCAATGAAGAAGAAGTGCGCCGCGACAACAACCTGGCGGCGGACGTGGCGCTCAGCCAGGACGAAGACGTGCTGGACACCTGGTTCTCTTCCGGCCTGTGGACCTTCTCCACCCTGGGCTGGCCGGAGCAGACCGACGCGCTGAAAACCTTCCATCCGACCAGCGTGATGGTCAGCGGCTTCGACATCATCTTCTTCTGGATCGCCCGCATGATCATGCTGACCATGCACTTTATCAAAGATGAAAACGGCAAGCCGCAGGTGCCGTTCCACACCGTCTACATGACCGGCCTGATCCGCGACGACGAAGGGCAGAAGATGTCCAAGTCCAAGGGCAACGTGATTGACCCGCTGGATATGGTCGACGGCATTTCGCTGGAAGATCTGCTGGAAAAACGCACCGGCAACATGATGCAGCCGCAGCTGGCGGAGAAAATCCGCAAGCGCACCGAGAAGCAGTTCCCGAACGGCATTGAGCCGCACGGCACCGATGCCCTGCGCTTTACGCTGGCGGCGCTGGCCTCCACCGGCCGCGATATCAACTGGGATATGAAGCGTCTGGAAGGCTACCGCAACTTCTGTAACAAGCTGTGGAACGCCAGCCGCTTTGTGCTGATGAACACCGAAGAGCACGACTGCGGCTTCAACGGCGGCGAGATGCAGCTGTCGCTGGCGGACCGCTGGATCCTGGCGGAATTCAACCGTACGGTGAAAGCCTACCGCGAAGCGCTGGACAGCTACCGTTTCGACATCGCCGCCGGCATCCTGTACGAGTTCACCTGGAACCAGTTCTGCGACTGGTATCTGGAGCTGACCAAGCCGGTTATCAACAACGGCAGCGAGGCGGAACAGCGCGGTACGCGCAACACGCTGATCACCGTGCTGGAAGCGCTGCTGCGCCTGGCGCACCCGATCATTCCGTTTATCACCGAAACCATCTGGCAGCGCGTCAAGCTGCTGAAAGGCATCAGCGACGATACTATCATGCTGCAGCCGTTCCCGGCCTACGACACTGCGCTGGAAGATGAGCAGGCGCTGGCGGACCTGGAGTGGATCAAGCAGACCATCATCGCGGTGCGTAATATCCGCGCCGAGATGAACATCGCGCCAAGCAAAGCGCTGGAAGTGCTGCTGCGCAACGCCAACGGCGATGCCCAGCGCCGCGTGCAGGACAACCAGAACTTTATCGCCCGTCTGGCGCGTCTGGAATCCATCGCGCTGCTGCCTGCCGGCGAGAAAGGCCCGGTTTCCGTCACCAAACTGGTGGACGGCGCCGAGCTGCTGATCCCGATGGCCGGCTTTATCGACAAGGACGCGGAAATCGCGCGCCTGACGAAAGAGATGGCCAAGCTGGACGGCGAGATTGCCGCGATTGAAGGCAAGCTGGCGAACGAAGGCTTTGTCTCACGCGCGCCGGAAGCGGTCGTCGCCAAAGAGCGCGATCGTCTGGCGGCCTGCAAAGAAGGCAAGGTGAAACTGCAAGAGCAGCAGGCGACCATCGCCGTGCTGTAA